A single genomic interval of Alteromonas sp. CI.11.F.A3 harbors:
- the prfC gene encoding peptide chain release factor 3 gives MANADFLNEINKRRTFAIISHPDAGKTTITEKVLLFGNALQTAGTVKGKKSGQHAKSDWMEMEKERGISVTTSVMQFPYNDHLVNLLDTPGHEDFSEDTYRTLTAVDSCLMVIDAAKGVEDRTRKLMEVTRLRDTPILTFMNKLDRDIRDPLEVMDEVESELDILCAPITWPIGCGKSFKGVYHLYRDETILYQSGHGHTIQDVRILKGLDNPELEDAIGSDLAETLRDELELVRGASNDFDKELFLDGQLTPVFFGTALGNFGVDHMLDGMVEWAPAPQGRETDESPVESTDTKFSGFVFKIQANMDPKHRDRIAFCRIVSGKYEKGMKMRHSRLGKDVRISDALTFLAGDRALLEEAYAGDIIGLHNHGTIRIGDTFTSGDNYRFSGIPNFAPELFKRIRLRDPLKQKQLLKGLIQLSEEGAVQVFRPLANNDLIVGAVGVLQFDVVVARLKAEYNVDALYEHINVNTARWVYCKDEKKLDEFRRKGEQNLALDGGDNLTYIAPTRVNLQLSQERYPDIEFKNTREN, from the coding sequence ATGGCAAATGCCGATTTTCTAAACGAAATCAATAAGCGAAGAACGTTCGCTATTATCTCGCATCCAGATGCGGGTAAAACCACCATTACTGAAAAAGTACTGTTGTTCGGAAACGCCCTGCAAACCGCAGGTACGGTAAAAGGTAAAAAGTCTGGCCAACATGCGAAGTCAGATTGGATGGAGATGGAAAAAGAGCGTGGTATATCTGTAACTACCTCTGTAATGCAATTTCCTTACAACGACCATCTGGTTAACTTACTGGATACGCCCGGACACGAAGATTTCTCGGAAGATACCTACCGTACGCTTACCGCAGTAGATTCTTGCTTAATGGTTATCGATGCTGCGAAAGGGGTAGAGGATAGAACCCGTAAATTGATGGAAGTTACCCGTTTACGTGATACGCCTATCCTAACCTTTATGAATAAGCTCGACCGCGATATACGCGATCCACTAGAAGTAATGGACGAAGTTGAGAGCGAACTCGATATTCTTTGCGCGCCAATTACCTGGCCAATCGGTTGCGGGAAAAGCTTTAAAGGGGTTTATCACCTTTATCGTGACGAAACCATTTTGTACCAAAGTGGGCATGGGCACACCATCCAAGACGTTCGTATTTTAAAAGGGCTAGATAACCCTGAGCTTGAAGATGCCATTGGTAGCGACCTGGCTGAAACCTTGCGTGATGAGCTAGAACTTGTTCGCGGTGCATCAAACGACTTTGATAAAGAGCTCTTTTTAGACGGCCAGCTTACCCCAGTATTTTTTGGTACTGCATTGGGTAACTTTGGTGTCGACCATATGCTTGATGGCATGGTTGAATGGGCTCCCGCGCCACAAGGCCGTGAGACTGATGAAAGCCCAGTTGAATCAACAGATACCAAGTTCAGCGGTTTTGTATTCAAAATTCAGGCGAATATGGATCCTAAACACCGTGACCGTATCGCATTTTGCCGTATTGTATCGGGCAAGTATGAGAAGGGCATGAAAATGCGTCACTCACGACTTGGCAAAGATGTACGTATTTCCGATGCTTTAACCTTTTTAGCCGGCGATAGAGCCTTGCTAGAAGAGGCGTATGCAGGAGATATTATTGGCCTGCACAACCACGGGACCATTCGAATTGGTGATACTTTTACCTCAGGTGATAACTATCGCTTCAGTGGTATCCCTAACTTTGCACCAGAATTATTTAAACGTATTCGATTACGCGACCCGCTAAAACAGAAGCAATTGCTAAAAGGCCTTATCCAGCTTTCAGAAGAAGGTGCGGTTCAGGTATTTAGGCCGCTTGCCAATAATGACCTCATTGTAGGTGCGGTAGGTGTACTTCAGTTTGACGTGGTCGTCGCCCGTTTGAAGGCAGAATACAATGTTGATGCATTGTACGAGCACATTAACGTAAACACTGCCCGATGGGTGTACTGTAAAGACGAGAAAAAGCTGGATGAGTTCCGCCGCAAGGGTGAGCAAAACCTTGCACTAGATGGTGGCGATAACCTTACGTATATCGCCCCTACTAGAGTGAACTTACAGTTGTCGCAAGAACGTTACCCAGACATCGAATTTAAAAACACGCGCGAAAATTAA
- a CDS encoding MFS transporter — protein MPIALFALTLSAFAIGTTEFVIVGLVPTIAADLGVSLPSAGLLVSLYALGVAIGAPVLTALTGKWNRKHVLLTLMALFVGGNLLAWQAPSYESLIMARILTGLAHGVFFSIGSTIATGLVSKDKEASAIAIMFTGLTVALVTGVPLGTWIGQTFGWRATFLVVSALGFLALIGSAFLVPNNLKQAKPATLKDQIKVLVQPRLLLVYLMTILGYGGTFTAFTYLAPILQQESGFAPSAVSIIMLVYGVSVAIGNIYGGKLADKKGPIKALTIIFTALALILFTLTFTMNTQIGAVLTVLVWGAFAFGNVPGLQVYVVKLAERYTPNAVDVASGLNIAAFNIGIALGSVLGGAIVEGMELRDTAWVGGVICLAALVATRFSGSLDARTA, from the coding sequence ATGCCCATTGCATTGTTTGCGTTAACCCTCAGTGCGTTTGCTATAGGCACCACTGAATTTGTTATTGTTGGTTTAGTTCCTACTATTGCTGCCGATTTAGGTGTTTCACTGCCTAGCGCGGGTTTACTGGTTAGCTTATACGCCCTTGGCGTGGCCATTGGTGCGCCGGTGTTAACTGCGTTAACCGGAAAATGGAATAGAAAACACGTGCTGTTAACGCTAATGGCACTGTTTGTCGGTGGCAACTTACTGGCATGGCAAGCCCCCAGTTATGAGAGCTTGATCATGGCACGCATTTTAACAGGGCTTGCCCATGGCGTGTTCTTCTCTATCGGTTCTACCATTGCCACAGGTTTGGTAAGTAAAGACAAAGAAGCCAGTGCTATTGCCATTATGTTTACTGGTTTAACCGTTGCACTGGTAACAGGCGTGCCATTAGGTACGTGGATTGGCCAAACCTTTGGCTGGCGAGCCACCTTTTTAGTGGTATCTGCATTAGGTTTTTTAGCATTAATTGGCAGCGCATTTTTAGTGCCGAACAATTTGAAGCAGGCGAAACCTGCCACACTAAAAGATCAAATTAAGGTGTTAGTGCAGCCCCGTTTATTGTTAGTGTATCTGATGACCATATTAGGCTACGGCGGCACTTTTACCGCATTCACCTATTTAGCCCCTATATTACAGCAAGAGAGCGGTTTTGCGCCTTCTGCGGTAAGCATTATCATGCTGGTTTACGGAGTGTCTGTGGCCATTGGTAATATTTATGGCGGTAAACTTGCCGATAAGAAAGGGCCCATAAAAGCGCTTACTATTATTTTTACTGCTCTCGCGCTCATACTATTTACCCTAACATTTACCATGAACACCCAAATAGGTGCTGTATTAACCGTATTGGTGTGGGGCGCATTTGCCTTTGGTAATGTACCTGGCTTGCAAGTATATGTGGTGAAATTAGCCGAGCGATACACCCCAAATGCGGTAGATGTGGCATCAGGGTTAAATATTGCTGCGTTCAATATTGGCATTGCACTGGGTTCAGTGTTAGGTGGTGCAATTGTTGAAGGCATGGAATTACGAGATACCGCCTGGGTGGGTGGCGTGATTTGTTTAGCAGCGCTGGTAGCAACTCGATTCAGTGGTTCCTTAGATGCGCGCACAGCTTAA
- a CDS encoding LysR family transcriptional regulator produces MSVSAKTEDIEAFVVVVDAGSFSRAAELLGQQVAKVSRAVARLEGVLNVTLLNRTTRRLELTEEGVVYLQYARDSVNLLEKGEEALRLLNQKPSGLLRVDAASPFVLHQLTPLIGGFREAYPEIKLDITSHDNIIDLLEHKTDIAIRIGALNDSNLHAKTLGRSALHLVASPAYLASSNIDVSITSLGEHRLIGFSSGASLNRWPLSEEVKLNFDLKASSGETIRQLCLADQGIALLSHFMVADDLENGKLVSVLGEHLLTPNNREPVQAVYYRNSAVSSRISAFLDFIQPRLKL; encoded by the coding sequence ATGAGCGTAAGTGCTAAAACCGAAGATATAGAAGCGTTTGTTGTCGTAGTAGATGCAGGCAGCTTTTCTCGCGCCGCTGAATTGCTGGGCCAGCAGGTAGCAAAAGTTTCTCGCGCTGTGGCGCGTTTAGAAGGCGTGCTTAATGTTACCCTACTTAACCGTACCACCCGCCGACTGGAGCTAACCGAAGAAGGTGTAGTCTACCTACAGTACGCCCGCGACAGTGTGAACTTACTAGAAAAAGGCGAAGAAGCGTTACGGCTGCTAAACCAAAAACCTTCTGGGTTATTAAGAGTAGATGCTGCAAGCCCTTTTGTGCTGCATCAGTTAACCCCATTAATAGGTGGATTCCGTGAGGCATATCCAGAGATAAAACTCGATATCACCAGTCACGATAATATTATTGATTTGCTTGAACACAAAACTGATATTGCCATTCGGATTGGCGCCTTAAACGATTCTAATTTGCATGCCAAAACCTTGGGGCGAAGTGCACTTCATTTGGTGGCGAGCCCAGCCTATTTAGCAAGTTCTAATATTGATGTGTCTATAACGTCATTGGGCGAACATCGACTCATTGGCTTTTCCAGTGGCGCTAGCTTGAACCGCTGGCCTTTATCAGAAGAGGTAAAACTTAATTTCGATTTAAAAGCATCCAGCGGGGAAACCATCAGGCAGCTTTGTTTAGCAGATCAAGGCATTGCCCTACTGTCGCACTTTATGGTGGCAGACGATTTAGAAAACGGTAAACTTGTCAGCGTATTAGGCGAGCACTTACTTACACCAAACAATCGAGAGCCCGTGCAAGCGGTGTACTACCGAAACAGTGCAGTGTCGTCACGTATCTCGGCTTTTTTAGATTTTATACAGCCACGTCTCAAGCTGTAG
- a CDS encoding DMT family transporter, with protein MSSALPPPSVQAKGIKMLFVSVLCLGLSWPAMKLGLDSVSAYWMVTLRLLFALPVIALFVFITKKRLPTFSRPDRAVIFTVALVQFIGSMGLITVCLQYIPAGTASILIYTTPLWMLVIDTVWYRQRPAAKRFLLTSISTIGVGLILFASGQPGAWLPLFGMLLASGLWAVSIRRVSFHKWHGSVIDAVFWQFALAGVVMLAIACAIEGVPNFAEYGARGWLSLSYIGPIATGLGFGLMVSAGPKLPPERIVLISTLTPIIGYVSSVLLLGETLLPMVIVGATVMLCALTLNALPKSALKKLISKVPGQTK; from the coding sequence ATGTCTTCTGCGTTGCCTCCTCCGTCAGTTCAAGCAAAAGGCATTAAAATGCTGTTTGTTTCAGTGTTGTGCTTAGGCTTAAGTTGGCCAGCAATGAAGCTAGGTTTAGATTCCGTAAGTGCGTATTGGATGGTGACACTTAGGTTATTATTTGCCTTGCCTGTTATCGCCTTGTTTGTGTTTATCACCAAAAAACGATTACCTACTTTTTCACGGCCCGATCGCGCGGTTATCTTTACGGTAGCCTTGGTGCAGTTCATTGGCTCTATGGGGTTAATCACGGTTTGCCTGCAGTACATTCCTGCCGGTACCGCGAGTATTTTAATTTACACCACACCACTGTGGATGCTGGTGATTGATACCGTGTGGTATCGACAGCGACCTGCAGCAAAACGTTTTTTACTGACGAGTATCTCTACAATTGGCGTTGGCTTAATATTATTCGCGTCGGGCCAGCCTGGTGCTTGGTTACCTTTGTTTGGCATGCTATTAGCTTCGGGATTGTGGGCCGTGTCGATAAGGCGTGTTTCATTTCACAAATGGCATGGTAGTGTTATTGATGCGGTGTTCTGGCAATTTGCATTGGCTGGAGTAGTAATGCTAGCAATTGCCTGTGCTATTGAGGGTGTCCCCAACTTTGCTGAATACGGGGCGCGAGGTTGGTTGTCACTATCTTACATTGGACCAATCGCTACTGGGTTGGGTTTTGGTCTTATGGTGTCTGCAGGGCCTAAGCTTCCGCCTGAGCGCATCGTACTTATTAGCACGCTTACGCCAATCATTGGTTACGTAAGCTCGGTACTGTTACTAGGTGAAACCTTGCTGCCCATGGTGATTGTTGGCGCCACTGTAATGCTTTGTGCACTTACCCTCAACGCGTTGCCAAAGTCGGCACTAAAGAAATTGATATCCAAGGTGCCTGGTCAAACCAAATAA
- a CDS encoding 2OG-Fe(II) oxygenase, producing MPKVINREIVRFKRFAINLVTYPEGHRVMRHNDPVSEGKYYKFNVVLKQPKVGGVFCADKVIFNLFNRVYFFRPDLYSHSVTPIQQGQRKLLSVAILLP from the coding sequence ATGCCAAAGGTTATCAATCGGGAGATTGTGCGATTTAAACGGTTTGCCATTAATCTTGTGACCTATCCTGAAGGTCATCGGGTAATGAGACATAACGACCCTGTAAGCGAAGGGAAATACTATAAGTTTAATGTGGTATTAAAGCAGCCAAAAGTAGGTGGGGTGTTTTGTGCCGACAAGGTTATTTTTAACTTATTTAACCGTGTTTATTTCTTTCGGCCTGATTTGTACAGTCATAGTGTTACGCCCATTCAACAAGGGCAACGCAAACTATTGTCTGTGGCAATATTATTACCTTAG
- the rimI gene encoding ribosomal protein S18-alanine N-acetyltransferase: MHIQLVSDTSCQSALAQAHGIHEASQFKPWSFATFADCTTAPYFGALAIKDDQVVGYALVLEVVDEATLMDIAVDKRCRQEGIGRALVEYVKQHAQHNEMTSMWLEVRASNIGAINLYEHTGFEHIEVRKSYYQTANGKEDAKIMKASL; this comes from the coding sequence TTGCATATCCAATTAGTTTCAGATACAAGTTGTCAAAGTGCTTTAGCGCAAGCCCACGGTATTCACGAAGCCTCCCAATTTAAACCTTGGTCTTTTGCAACGTTTGCTGATTGCACTACGGCTCCCTATTTCGGTGCCCTTGCTATAAAAGATGATCAAGTAGTGGGATACGCATTGGTACTTGAAGTGGTTGATGAAGCTACCTTGATGGATATTGCGGTAGATAAGCGTTGTCGCCAAGAAGGGATAGGGCGGGCTTTAGTGGAGTACGTAAAACAACACGCCCAGCACAACGAAATGACCTCAATGTGGTTAGAGGTTCGCGCCAGTAATATTGGGGCAATCAACCTTTACGAACATACCGGTTTTGAGCATATCGAAGTAAGAAAAAGCTATTATCAAACCGCTAACGGCAAAGAAGATGCTAAAATAATGAAAGCCTCGCTTTAA
- a CDS encoding phosphotransferase, translated as MKPETIIPLLKEALNLSDSATVERHPAGIVNQVYHLKDDNRGFAVKWVGEDAFSGIDRFHQFVLQQQLAERGIAPKPIWLSDDELIWVEQWEEETDPHPSIRSPEALASVLARVHALPITARPLNLFSRWLHYMHSAGLKEGDALFDRAIQLRASLVKSEGSTEDYVLCHNDLLAHHVVRDSTPFIVDWEYSAMGNRYFDVAGCAKINAMSEAQTQALAIAYAKEVGKDEDEVLSQVQLHMEIVNVTNDLWLAALEATKQNAG; from the coding sequence ATGAAACCGGAAACTATCATTCCGCTTTTGAAAGAAGCACTTAATTTATCTGATTCAGCTACAGTGGAACGTCACCCCGCTGGCATAGTGAATCAGGTGTATCATCTTAAAGATGATAATCGTGGGTTTGCTGTCAAATGGGTGGGGGAAGATGCATTTAGCGGCATCGACAGATTCCATCAATTTGTATTGCAACAGCAACTTGCTGAGCGAGGCATTGCACCAAAGCCTATTTGGTTAAGCGATGATGAATTAATTTGGGTAGAGCAATGGGAGGAGGAAACTGATCCTCATCCCAGTATTCGTTCTCCCGAAGCGTTGGCATCAGTACTTGCCCGTGTCCACGCCCTGCCTATCACCGCTAGACCTCTCAATTTATTTTCTCGTTGGTTGCACTATATGCACTCCGCTGGATTGAAAGAAGGCGATGCGCTTTTCGACCGCGCTATCCAACTTCGGGCAAGTTTAGTGAAAAGTGAAGGTAGCACAGAAGACTATGTGCTGTGTCACAACGACCTACTTGCTCATCATGTGGTACGTGACTCAACGCCTTTCATTGTTGACTGGGAATACTCAGCCATGGGTAATCGCTATTTCGATGTGGCTGGGTGTGCAAAGATAAACGCAATGAGTGAAGCGCAAACACAGGCATTAGCCATCGCCTATGCAAAAGAAGTAGGTAAAGATGAAGATGAGGTCTTATCGCAAGTTCAACTTCACATGGAAATCGTTAACGTAACTAACGATTTATGGCTGGCTGCGCTTGAGGCAACCAAGCAAAACGCTGGCTAA
- the pnuC gene encoding nicotinamide riboside transporter PnuC yields MSAFFTEFLSQIAATSKLEWLAVVLAIAYVLLAAKQNSWCWLCAFASTAIYTWLFWQVTLPFQSMLNFFYMIMAGYGYYQWTKGGDEGTEKPVRSWPLWIHLTIVPVLLCCAWGLSKLVTSQFNSDHLLLDASIHLLSVITTFMVAHKVLQNWIYWFFINLASAFLYFQVGMALSACLFLGYVGFSIFGYLQWLAQWNKQDETGNYHSAFERST; encoded by the coding sequence ATGAGTGCATTTTTCACTGAATTTTTGTCGCAGATAGCGGCCACATCAAAACTGGAATGGTTGGCTGTAGTGCTTGCCATTGCCTATGTGCTGCTTGCGGCAAAACAGAATAGCTGGTGTTGGCTTTGTGCCTTCGCCAGCACGGCTATCTATACCTGGCTGTTTTGGCAGGTGACGTTACCGTTTCAATCCATGCTGAATTTTTTCTATATGATAATGGCGGGCTACGGTTACTATCAATGGACGAAAGGTGGGGATGAAGGCACAGAAAAGCCAGTGCGTTCATGGCCGCTATGGATACATCTTACAATAGTCCCTGTGCTGTTGTGCTGTGCGTGGGGATTATCTAAATTAGTCACTTCCCAATTTAATAGTGATCATCTACTACTCGATGCGAGTATCCATCTTTTGAGTGTAATTACCACTTTTATGGTGGCGCATAAAGTTTTACAAAATTGGATTTACTGGTTCTTTATTAATTTGGCCTCCGCCTTTCTATACTTTCAAGTGGGGATGGCATTATCAGCATGCTTGTTCCTTGGGTATGTAGGATTCTCGATTTTTGGGTATCTACAATGGTTAGCGCAATGGAATAAGCAAGATGAAACCGGAAACTATCATTCCGCTTTTGAAAGAAGCACTTAA
- a CDS encoding YkoF family thiamine/hydroxymethylpyrimidine-binding protein — MQVMVELSLYPLVGEYIEPIQQFIDRLNSYGDIGVLTTSTSTQVSGDYGHVMSILGKEMQRTHEEVGQAIFVAKFLNYDAMQANKQARKTEA, encoded by the coding sequence ATGCAAGTCATGGTTGAGCTATCGTTATACCCATTAGTAGGTGAATATATTGAGCCTATTCAGCAATTTATTGATCGCTTGAATAGCTACGGTGATATTGGTGTATTGACTACTTCTACCAGCACGCAAGTATCCGGTGATTACGGACATGTGATGTCTATTCTTGGTAAGGAAATGCAGCGCACTCATGAAGAAGTTGGACAGGCTATTTTCGTGGCGAAGTTTCTAAACTACGATGCTATGCAGGCGAATAAGCAAGCCAGAAAAACTGAAGCATGA
- a CDS encoding TonB-dependent receptor, whose translation MQKPIFCLSLLAASLSVSAQTTQQETQLEDVERIVVSGDFRETVLDQLSASATVMSATRLSSRQPTHIDSVLNSVPNVNFAAGASRGRFVQIRGIGERSQFVEPINPSVSFIMDEFDFSGLAAAGLLFDTQQLEVYRGPQATLFGSGALAGAVKLSSNAVGSDGPDYVEFRAGNKDSYRVEAATGNDINQDWGYRVALMHNRSDGFVENTVVNSDGAEQKRDDTNNLDETAARISVAGNIDERSTLALTYRWYDIDNGYDAFSLDNNNQTLSDEPGFDTHQTHAVSARATTSTNGGDFILIATHASHNIGYGYDEDWTYEGFHPFGYTSFDAYFRDVDTQTAEVRFVSSDSAALFNGATAWTLGAFYKTSEEDLLREYTYASGDFTSVYEPTTKAVYLQTESTLTTSLTLVAGLRVENYGFDYSDNNGLESSHDTTMTGGKVALQYTGENHFYYASISRGYKGAGYNPDERVSDEQRFFDEEYNWNYELGVKGPLLVPEVTMRAALFYMDRDDTQVSNFDVQIREDGTADFIDIIDNADIGTNKGAELELSWLVDENWTMNMSLGYLDATFEDYTLTDGTVIEKQRQAQAPEYTANLFSELSITDDVLWRIDIDFKDSYRFSDGHDVEAPSTTLVNSEIVWFSDNWQTSLWVKNAFDNEYYTRGFGGFSNDPRDEYAFAEPYYQLGNGRQFGVTVKYQF comes from the coding sequence ATGCAAAAACCTATATTTTGTCTTTCTTTACTTGCCGCATCGCTTTCAGTTAGCGCACAAACTACTCAGCAAGAAACACAACTTGAAGACGTTGAACGTATTGTCGTTAGCGGAGACTTTCGCGAAACTGTATTAGACCAACTAAGTGCAAGTGCTACCGTTATGAGCGCTACGCGCTTAAGCAGTCGCCAGCCTACCCATATTGATAGTGTGCTGAACAGTGTGCCGAACGTGAACTTCGCCGCAGGCGCTTCTCGCGGCCGCTTTGTTCAAATTCGCGGTATCGGTGAACGTAGTCAATTTGTAGAGCCTATTAACCCGTCTGTTAGCTTTATTATGGATGAATTTGATTTCTCAGGTTTAGCGGCAGCAGGGCTGTTATTTGATACCCAGCAATTAGAAGTATATCGCGGTCCTCAAGCCACGTTATTTGGTTCTGGCGCATTGGCTGGGGCAGTAAAGCTTTCCAGCAATGCAGTCGGTTCAGATGGCCCTGATTACGTCGAATTTAGAGCGGGCAATAAAGACAGTTATCGAGTGGAAGCTGCTACCGGCAACGATATCAATCAGGACTGGGGTTATCGCGTTGCACTAATGCATAACCGCAGTGATGGTTTTGTAGAAAATACCGTAGTTAACAGTGACGGCGCCGAGCAAAAACGTGATGATACGAATAATCTTGATGAAACCGCAGCGCGCATAAGTGTTGCTGGGAATATCGACGAAAGAAGCACTTTGGCGCTGACGTATCGTTGGTATGACATCGACAATGGTTATGATGCGTTTTCGCTAGATAACAATAATCAGACGTTATCTGATGAGCCAGGTTTTGACACTCATCAAACTCATGCGGTGAGTGCTCGAGCTACCACCAGCACTAATGGCGGTGACTTTATTTTAATTGCCACCCACGCTTCCCATAATATCGGTTACGGATATGACGAAGATTGGACTTACGAAGGTTTTCACCCTTTCGGCTATACCTCATTTGACGCTTATTTTCGTGATGTAGACACACAAACCGCAGAAGTAAGGTTTGTATCTTCAGACAGTGCTGCGTTATTCAATGGTGCCACTGCTTGGACACTTGGCGCTTTTTATAAAACCAGTGAAGAAGATTTGCTACGTGAATACACCTATGCTTCAGGTGATTTTACCAGTGTGTATGAACCCACCACCAAGGCGGTATATTTACAGACTGAATCTACACTTACCACTAGCCTAACGTTAGTGGCAGGGTTACGTGTCGAAAACTACGGTTTTGATTACTCAGATAACAATGGCCTTGAAAGTAGTCATGATACTACGATGACTGGCGGTAAAGTGGCATTGCAATACACAGGTGAAAACCACTTTTACTACGCCAGTATTTCTCGCGGCTACAAAGGGGCAGGGTATAACCCTGACGAACGCGTATCAGATGAGCAGCGATTCTTTGATGAAGAATATAACTGGAACTACGAGCTTGGTGTAAAAGGGCCTTTATTGGTGCCTGAAGTTACCATGCGAGCCGCCCTTTTCTATATGGACAGGGACGATACGCAAGTAAGTAATTTTGATGTTCAAATACGCGAAGATGGTACCGCTGATTTTATCGACATTATAGACAATGCAGATATAGGCACTAACAAAGGTGCTGAGCTAGAGTTAAGTTGGCTGGTAGATGAAAACTGGACCATGAACATGAGTTTGGGCTACCTAGATGCAACTTTTGAAGATTATACGCTTACCGATGGCACTGTGATTGAAAAACAGCGCCAAGCACAAGCACCTGAATACACGGCTAACTTATTTAGTGAGCTATCCATTACTGATGATGTGCTTTGGCGCATTGATATTGATTTCAAAGATAGCTACCGTTTTTCTGATGGGCATGACGTAGAAGCCCCTTCGACAACACTAGTAAACAGTGAAATAGTATGGTTTTCTGATAACTGGCAAACCAGCCTGTGGGTTAAAAATGCCTTCGATAATGAGTATTACACCAGAGGTTTTGGTGGGTTTAGCAATGACCCTCGTGATGAGTATGCGTTTGCAGAACCTTATTATCAATTAGGTAATGGCCGACAGTTCGGTGTTACCGTTAAATACCAATTCTAG
- a CDS encoding acyl-CoA thioesterase, whose product MRFLSRRLVMPNDLNYANSLFGGRALEWIDEEAAIWAICQLETNCLVTKHIGEISFESPALQGDIVEFGLETKAVGRTSITVSCLVRNKATKKTICFADDIVFVKVDPESRQPAAHGKTLEALVSQTNEEVRKLNLELEEQK is encoded by the coding sequence ATGCGCTTTCTTTCTCGGCGTCTAGTGATGCCAAACGACTTAAATTATGCCAACTCTTTATTTGGCGGCCGCGCGCTTGAATGGATTGATGAAGAGGCTGCTATTTGGGCAATTTGCCAATTAGAAACCAATTGTTTGGTAACCAAACATATTGGGGAAATTAGTTTTGAGTCTCCTGCACTGCAAGGTGATATTGTTGAGTTTGGTCTTGAGACTAAAGCCGTGGGTAGAACGTCGATTACGGTAAGTTGTCTAGTGCGCAATAAAGCCACTAAAAAAACCATCTGTTTCGCCGATGATATTGTCTTCGTTAAAGTAGACCCAGAATCACGTCAACCTGCAGCCCATGGTAAAACCCTTGAGGCGCTAGTGTCTCAAACTAACGAAGAAGTGCGAAAGCTTAATCTTGAATTAGAAGAACAAAAATAA